In the Microcebus murinus isolate Inina chromosome 14, M.murinus_Inina_mat1.0, whole genome shotgun sequence genome, one interval contains:
- the IFIT1 gene encoding LOW QUALITY PROTEIN: antiviral innate immune response effector IFIT1 (The sequence of the model RefSeq protein was modified relative to this genomic sequence to represent the inferred CDS: inserted 1 base in 1 codon), whose translation MSQNADDQRVKDNLVQLRCHFTWGLQIEDSEMPDLENRVLDQIEFLDSKYNVGIHNLLAYVKHLKGQNDEALESLKEAEDLIQTECAGQSDVRSVVTWGNFAWVYYHMGRLADVQAHLDKVEDTCKKFANLFRYRMECPEMDCEEGWALLKCGGKNYERAKACFEKALEVDPENPEFNSGYAITAYRLDGFKSAIKGHEEFSLHPLRKAVSLNPEDTYVKVLLALKLQDEGQEDEGEKYIQEALNNMSSQTYVFRYAAKFYRRRGFVEKALQYLKMALQATPTSAFLHHQIGLCYRAQIIQIKEATKMQPRWQNREKVDRMIRAAIFHFEFAVEQKPTFEIAYVDLARMYIEAGEYGKAEATFQKVLCMKPVVEETMQEVHLHYGKFQEFQKKSEVNAIIHYLKAIKIGTASFARDKSIDSLKKLILKRLQRNASDLESLSILGFAYKLKGNMNEALDYYERALRIXFDNSTGQGPQALK comes from the exons TCAGAATGCTGATGATCAACGGGTCAAGGATAACCTGGTTCAGTTGAGATGTCACTTCACCTGGGGGTTGCAAATTGAGGACTCTGAAATGCCTGATTTAGAAAACAGGGTCTTGGACCAGATTGAGTTCCTAGACAGCAAATACAATGTGGGAATACACAACCTACTGGCCTATGTGAAACACCTGAAAGGCCAGAATGACGAAGCCCTGGAGAGCTTGAAAGAAGCTGAAGACTTAATCCAGACAGAGTGCGCTGGCCAATCAGACGTGAGGAGTGTGGTGACCTGGGGCAACTTTGCCTGGGTGTATTACCACATGGGCAGGCTGGCGGACGTCCAGGCTCACCTGGACAAGGTGGAGGACACCTGCAAGAAGTTTGCAAATCTCTTCCGCTATAGAATGGAATGTCCGGAGATGGACTGTGAGGAAGGATGGGCCCTGCTGAAGTGTGGAGGAAAGAATTATGAACGGGCCAAGGCCTGCTTTGAAAAGGCGCTGGAAGTGGACCCCGAAAACCCTGAGTTCAACAGTGGGTATGCCATCACTGCCTATCGCCTGGATGGCTTTAAATCAGCAATAAAAGGTCACGAGGAGTTTTCTTTACACCCCCTAAGGAAGGCTGTCAGTCTAAATCCAGAGGATACATATGTTAAGGTTCTCCTTGCCCTGAAGCTTCAGGATGAAGGACAGGAAGATGAAGGAGAAAAGTACATTCAAGAAGCTCTGAATAACATGTCCTCACAGACCTATGTCTTTCGATATGCAGCCAAGTTTTACCGAAGAAGAGGCTTTGTGGAAAAAGCTCTTCAGTACTTAAAAATGGCCTTGCAGGCAACACCCACTTCTGCCTTCCTGCACCACCAGATAGGGCTTTGCTACAGGGcacaaataatccaaataaaagaAGCTACAAAAATGCAGCCTAGATGGCAGAATAGGGAAAAGGTAGACAGAATGATAAGAGCAGccatatttcattttgaatttgcTGTGGAACAAAAGCCCACATTTGAGATTGCTTATGTAGACCTGGCAAGAATGTATATAGAAGCTGGTGAATATGGAAAGGCTGAAGCCACTTTTCAGAAAGTGTTATGCATGAAACCTGTTGTAGAAGAAACAATGCAAGAGGTACATCTCCACTATGGCAAATTTCAggaatttcaaaagaaatctgAAGTCAATGCAATTATCCattatttaaaagcaataaaaataggAACGGCCTCATTTGCAAGGGATAAAAGTATCGATTCTTTGAAGAAATTGATTTTAAAGAGACTTCAGAGAAATGCATCAGACCTGGAAAGCTTAAGCATCCTCGGGTTTGCCTACAAATTGAAAGGAAATATGAATGAAGCCCTAGACTACTATGAGCGGGCCCTGAGAA GCTTTGACAACTCCACAGGACAAGGTCCCCAGGCACTGAAATAG